From the genome of Leishmania infantum JPCM5 genome chromosome 34, one region includes:
- a CDS encoding ATP-dependent RNA helicase-like protein — protein sequence MLSWVKTHMLLHPALHRLALLFFLYCGKSCTLPTAHLMALKRVREEAAENGEAGLGDTLVSQLPKKRPEVAVCTSSSALSPFTRQPFSARYRQLLQSRQRLPVFEKRHLIQETVRTNSVTLLVGETGSGKTTQVPHFLAELQDTFTGVIACTQPRRIAAISVATRVAEEMDVPLGAHVGYHVRFDSRQCDATRVLYMTDGMLLREAFTDSDLQKYSVVVVDEAHERTIDTDVVLGLLKRLLTRRPLFRLVVMSATLDVAKIQSYFPGAPLVHVSGRMHDVDVLYMPHPVRDYVEATVSCVLQLHEREPAGDILCFLTGEAEIERAVAALHQALGSSSAAASKEQEAPVQGPGKDLTLFNTPADDLARPARPTEVVVLPLYGSLSLQEQQKVFATYPPNTRKIVVATNIAETSVTIDGIVYVVDCGYQKQSLYNSEARVDYLLPAVISKASAEQRKGRAGRTRPGKCFRLFTSADFATFPDQTHPEILRTNIVNTVLLLLTLGVANPCEFPFIDPPSDQGMSDAFYQLLYFGAVDDGLQLTDFGRRMAVFPVDVCLARMLLMAPKHGCGADAAVVAAMLEAGNAFSRPPSRLAEAREAHARFDDADGDHVVLFRVFHAYFKNQQNGKRFCYENYLRHQTLQQAVQVYNQLRRLMSQLTIPVQSTYIPEREYVDTVALRKAVLEGFFTQVAFLTPVAPITHTAGADPTTRVYRTVRDALSVTLHRQSVLAATHKSRALPTWIVFDRLEVQGDSGTFIRTASAVEVGWLLDVSDFYTDLSEIPDGEIAQVLRRAREAESSVHAGKAERESV from the coding sequence ATGCTCTCGTGGGTGAAAACTCACATGCTCTTGCACCCCGCCCTCCATCGTCTTGcgttgcttttctttttgtatTGTGGCAAATCTTGCACATTGCCTACAGCGCACCTCATGGCCCtcaagcgcgtgcgcgaagAGGCTGCCGAGAACGGCGAGGCCGGCCTCGGCGACACACTGGTCTCCCAACTCCCGAAGAAGCGTCCTGAGGTGGCTGTCTgcacctccagctccgcaTTGAGCCCTTTCACGCGGCAACCCTTCTCAGCCCGCTACCGTCAGCTGTTGCAGTCGCGTCAGCGACTTCCTGTGTTCGAGAAGCGCCACCTTATACAGGAGACGGTGCGAACCAACTCTGTCACGTTGCTCGTGGGCGAgacgggcagcggcaagacgaCGCAGGTCCCTCACTTTCttgcggagctgcaggacACCTTCACCGGCGTCATCGCATGTACGCAGCCACGTCGTATCGCGGCCATCTCCGTTGCCACTCGCGTGGCCGAAGAAATGGACGTGCCCCTCGGTGCGCATGTCGGCTACCACGTCCGCTTCGACTCGCGCCAGTGCGACGCCACGCGGGTGCTCTACATGACGGATGGCATGCTGCTCCGTGAAGCGTTCACGGATTCGGACCTCCAAAAATACAGtgttgtggtggtggacgAGGCGCACGAGCGGACGATCGACACGGATGTGGTTCTCGGCCTCCTGAAGCGACTCCTCACACGGCGTCCGCTTTTCCGACTGGTGGTCATGTCGGCCACGCTGGACGTGGCAAAGATTCAGTCCTACTTCCCCGGTGCGCCCCTCGTGCACGTCTCGGGGCGCATGCACGACGTGGACGTCTTGTACATGCCACATCCGGTGCGCGATTACGTGGAGGCGACTGTGTCGTGCGTGCTTCAGCTGCATGAGCGCGAGCCGGCCGGGGATATCCTCTGCTTCTTGACTGGCGAGGCGGAGATTGAGCGGGCTGTCGCGGCACTTCACCAGGCCCTCGGCTCGAGCTCTGCGGCCGCCTCCAAGGAGCAAGAAGCGCCGGTGCAGGGGCCCGGAAAGGACTTGACGCTTTTCAATACGCCGGCGGACGACCTGgcgcggccggcgcggccgacggaggtggtggtgctgcctcTCTACGGTTCTCTTAGCCTccaggagcagcagaaggtGTTTGCCACCTATCCCCCCAACACGCGCAAGATTGTCGTGGCCACGAACATTGCCGAGACGTCCGTCACCATTGACGGCATTGTCTACGTTGTGGACTGCGGGTATCAGAAGCAGAGCTTGTACAACTCCGAGGCACGCGTGGACTACTTGCTGCCGGCGGTTATTAGCAAGGCCTCCGCCGAACAGCGCAAGGGTCGCGCTGGTCGTACGCGGCCTGGCAAGTGCTTCCGCCTCTTCACGTCGGCCGACTTTGCCACTTTTCCCGATCAAACGCATCCGGAGATACTACGCACGAACATTGTGAAcaccgtgctgctgctgctcacgctTGGCGTCGCTAACCCGTGTGAGTTCCCCTTCATCGACCCGCCCTCGGACCAGGGCATGAGCGACGCCTTCTACCAGCTCTTGTACTTCGGCGCCGTGGATGACGGGCTTCAGCTCACGGACTTTGGCCGACGCATGGCCGTATTCCCTGTGGATGTCTGCTTGGCACGAATGCTGCTCATGGCCCCCAAGCACGGGTgcggtgccgacgccgcggtggtggcggcgatgctggAGGCTGGAAACGCGTTCAGCCGCCCGCCATCGCGGTTGGCCGAGGCTcgcgaggcgcacgcgcgcttcgacgacgccgacggcgaccaCGTTGTGCTCTTTCGCGTCTTTCACGCGTACTTCAAGAACCAGCAGAACGGCAAACGCTTCTGCTACGAGAACTACCTACGACACCAGACCCTACAGCAAGCGGTGCAGGTGTACAaccagctgcggcggttAATGAGCCAACTCACGATACCAGTGCAGTCCACCTACATCCCGGAGCGCGAGTACGTGGACACGGTGGCGCTCCGCAAGGCCGTGCTGGAGGGATTCTTCACACAGGTCGCCTTCTTGACTCCCGTGGCACCCATCACCCATACAGCTGGAGCGGACCCGACGACGCGCGTCTACCGCACCGTCCGGGACGCCTTGAGTGTGACGCTGCATCGTCAGTCCGTGCTTGCGGCGACGCACAAGTCACGCGCGCTTCCGACCTGGATCGTGTTTGACCGTCTGGAAGTGCAAGGGGACTCCGGGACGTTTATCCGAACCGCCTCAGCAGTGGAGGTGGGCTGGCTGCTGGACGTCAGTGACTTCTACACGGACCTCAGCGAAATCCCAGACGGCGAGAttgcgcaggtgctgcgccgtgctCGTGAGGCGGAAAGTAGCGTACACGCGGGCAAAGCCGAGCGCGAGAGTGTGTag
- a CDS encoding putative G-actin binding protein → MLHIDFCIAADVLAALEESGKPNTATVAVPIIIEKEVLKLLAPPVCSSDGGFEYDLNATRRLLDAKGATAAYIVVRTAPSTQYVVIYVSDATSAKNRMLYSTGLSRVVEATPHAQKRTVQISSVSELLPTLFEAESKKVREALMTESERHHAAIARMEVAPQPVVLPGVAVQITTEAEDVLSQFAGGAVEVATFKIAAEQLQLDKTVAQLNGNLDQVKSILTDADPRFVLLRYPSPKTHLAEAVMVYVCPPTCSPKIKIQYASSAAAFREQALRHKIQLAHKVETDTPATLAEDVRSAFEPFPPAGARKTQDQSPSCPPTSWAPKGHRMLI, encoded by the coding sequence ATGCTACATATCGACTTTTGCATCGCAGCGGATGtcctggcggcgctggaggaaTCGGGCAAGCCCAACACTGCCACGGTGGCCGTGCCCATCATCATTGAAAAGGAGGTGCTCAAGTTGCTGGCGCCGCCAGTGTGCTCCAGCGATGGCGGATTCGAGTATGACCTGAACGCGACGCGTAGGCTTCTGGATGCGAAGGGCGCAACCGCGGCTTACATTGTGGTGCGCACCGCGCCGAGTACGCAGTATGTCGTCATTTACGTGAGCGACGCCACAAGCGCGAAGAATCGTATGCTCTACTCCACTGGATTGTCGCGTGTGGTGGAGGCGACGCCACATGCGCAGAAGCGTACAGTTCAGATCTCCTCCGTTagcgagctgctgccgacgctgtTCGAGGCCGAGTCTAAGAAAGTGAGGGAGGCCTTGATGACCGAGAGTGAACGGCATCACGCCGCGATTGCGCGAATGGAGGTGGCACCGCAGCCGGTGGTGCTCCCCGGCGTGGCCGTCCAAATAACCACGGAAGCTGAGGACGTGCTGTCGCAGTTTGCAGGCGGCGCGGTGGAGGTGGCCACGTTCAAGATCGCAGCAGAACAGCTTCAGCTGGACAAGACTGTGGCGCAGCTGAATGGTAACCTCGATCAGGTGAAGTCCATACTGACGGACGCCGACCCCCGcttcgtgctgctgcgctaccCTTCGCCTAAGACACATCTCGCGGAAGCTGTCATGGTGTACGTGTGCCCGCCTACCTGCAGCCCCAAAATCAAGATTCAGTACGCAtcctcggccgccgccttccgTGAGCAGGCCTTGCGCCACAAGATCCAGCTTGCGCACAAGGTGGAGACGGACACCCCGGCGACGCTTGCGGAGgacgtgcgcagcgccttcgaGCCGTTCCCGCCCGCTGGCGCACGCAAGACTCAGGATCAATCGCCGTCATGTCCCCCGACCTCGTGGGCACCGAAGGGCCACCGCATGCTCATTTGA
- a CDS encoding putative clathrin coat assembly protein AP17 translates to MIHFILLQNRMGKTRLAKFYIPVDDAGQAQIKRQVHVIVNTRDTRATNFVSYESIKLVYRRYAGLFFILGIDQEDNDLMYVELIHLLVEVLDMFFKDVCELDLIFNFHKVFMIIDEMIMGGEIQEVSRPVILNRLQELEISSK, encoded by the coding sequence ATGATCCACTTTATCCTCTTGCAGAACCGCATGGGCAAGACCCGACTGGCCAAGTTTTACATCCCGGTCGACGATGCCGGCCAGGCGCAGATCAAGCGTCAGGTCCACGTTATTGTGAACACGCGCGATACGCGCGCGACAAACTTTGTGTCTTACGAGAGCATCAAGCTCGTCTACCGCCGCTACGCCGGACTCTTCTTCATCCTCGGCATCGACCAGGAGGACAACGACTTGATGTACGTGGAGCTGATCCACCTACTTGTCGAGGTGCTGGATATGTTCTTCAAGGATGTGTGCGAGCTGGACTTGATCTTCAACTTCCACAAGGTCTTCATGATCATCGACGAAATGATTATGGGTGGCGAGATCCAGGAGGTCTCGCGGCCGGTCATTTTGAACCGGCTACAGGAGCTCGAGATCTCAAGTAAGTAG
- a CDS encoding putative asparaginyl-tRNA synthetase — protein sequence MHAKALARLRMHHAARQRMFSVGMWRALWVVAKLTMPEKEAPGWQTTIQVNLAMITEKPHALASPMMASSVRPAVDEAPSFATTSPPLAPGRGFTELSCSVLVPVSLEPPLPATSLPWRDRGLRTGTCASSSSALVLTAASSLPSSLRQHWSSCTTLSRCPFFSLALPLCLLRHRRTLPPHHHHRSPRLPLHTPCRTIAIQLHSVLLFKASGSKGPRAESERTMENEQQRTAAVAQLKAVVGLDDRGAKDLSSKPERVADVLAFFAQHSIDEASPREQKVMLFNVWTKVKKPEHRDPVTAFILDGKLDSTQKVDAAIRFVNAAGSDVVDTAAMLAECGVGVTVSREDVEKAVAAALVAEDVAALKTKWDKNPNMMLGQMRRVAALRWADVEHVRAALERQVPGLIKDVIVEAKPAAAKKEAAAMPKKEVESCRQNSNFKDVAQGLPRSPIGELPSHKEGACVYVVGWAHRVRHQSRMSFVVLRDGTGFIQCVFDGSTEPFHRESCVAIRGTLRHEPKAKSELQPPMELHVNEYAVVGDSDGTIETVITAESSVDKLYDQRHVVVRGTLASSVLKVRHELLRVFREHFWSHQYYEVTPPTLVQTQVEGGSTLFEVLYYGEKAYLTQSSQLYLESVTASLGNVYCCMPSYRAERSKTKRHLSEFTHLEAEYDVCSFEDLLNHLEGMFCTVIRTVIERVGDLVAMLNPSQLIDPNGNVRDPANYKFTPKRPFRRLRYADAIQFCNENGILNTETGKPFEFGEDITDQPERAMVAKLGEFVFMTHFPASMKSFYMQRDPDDPTLTESVDVLAPGIGEVLGGSMRMYKYDELLDAYKREGLDASTYYWYTDQRRYGGAPHGGFGLGVERLLVWMLNLDSVKDACLYPRYMGRCKP from the coding sequence ATGCATGCCAAGGCCTTGGCGAGGCTGCGAATGCACCACGCTGCGAGACAGCGGATGTTTTCTGTGGGCATGTGGCGGGCGTTGTGGGTGGTGGCGAAGCTGACGATGCCCGAAAAGGAGGCGCCGGGCTGGCAGACGACAATACAGGTGAATCTGGCGATGATCACGGAAAAGCCGCATGCGCTTGCTTCCCCGATGATGGCAAGTAGTGTCCGGCCGGCGGTGGACGAGGCGCCCTCTTTTGCAACGACGTCACCGCCTCTTGCACCCGGTCGCGGGTTCACAGAGCTCAGTTGCTCAGTTCTGGTACCCGTCTCTTTAGAGCCACCACTACCGGCGACCTCCTTGCCGTGGCGTGATCGAGGTTTGCGCACGGGCACCTGCGCATCTTCCTCATCAGCGCTAGTTCTGACGGCCGCCTCGTCTCTTCCGTCTTCTCTTCGTCAACACTGGTCCTCTTGCACTACTCTCTCCCGCtgccctttcttctctctggCGTTGCCGCTCTGCCTGCTGCGTCACCGTCGGACCCTgccccctcaccaccaccaccgatcaccgcgtctgccgctgcacacgcCCTGCAGAACAATAGCTATTCAGCTACACTCCGTGTTACTCTTTAAGGCATCGGGCTCGAAAGGCCCACGGGCGGAATCAGAACGCACCATGGAgaacgagcagcagcgcaccgctgccgttgcgcagCTCAAAGCTGTTGTTGGCCTTGACGACAGGGGCGCCAAAGACCTGTCCAGCAAGCCGGAACGCGTTGCCGATGTGCTGGCCTTCTTCGCGCAGCACAGCATCGATGAAGCTTCTCCTCGTGAGCAGAAGGTCATGCTGTTCAACGTGTGGACAAAGGTGAAGAAGCCTGAGCACCGCGATCCCGTGACCGCCTTCATCCTTGACGGCAAACTCGACAGCACGCAGAAGGTCGACGCCGCCATCAGGTTTGTAAACGCGGCCGGGAGTGATGTGGTGGACACGGCGGCCATGCTGGCGGAGTGCGGCGTCGGGGTGACGGTGTCGCGGGAGGACGTGGAGAAGGCAGTTGCCGCGGCCCTCGTCGCTGAGGACGTGGCCGCGCTCAAGACGAAGTGGGACAAGAACCCGAACATGATGCTTGGCCAGATGCGCCGTGTGGCGGCCCTGCGCTGGGCCGACGTggagcacgtgcgcgcggcgctggagaggcAGGTTCCGGGGTTGATCAAGGACGTTATCGTGGAGGCGAAGCCGGCAGCCGCGAAGAAGGAAGCCGCTGCTATGCCGAAGAAGGAGGTAGAGTCGTGCCGGCAGAACTCGAACTTCAAGGATGTTGCGCAGGGGCTACCGCGCTCCCCAATTGGCGAGCTGCCGTCGCACAAAGAGGGCGCCTGCGTCTACGTCGTTGGTTGGGCCCACCGCGTGCGCCACCAGTCTCGCATGTCCtttgtggtgctgcgcgatggCACGGGCTTCATCCAGTGCGTCTTTGACGGCTCCACGGAGCCCTTCCACCGCGAATCGTGCGTCGCCATTCGCGGGACCCTGCGTCACGAGCCGAAAGCGAAGTcggagctgcagccgccgatGGAGCTGCACGTGAACGAGTACGCTGTCGTTGGTGACTCCGACGGTACGATTGAGACGGTCATCACGGCTGAGAGCTCCGTTGACAAACTGTACGACCAGCGCCACGTTGTGGTGCGCGGCACGCTGGCGTCGTCTGTGCTAAAGGTCCGGCACGAGCTGTTGCGCGTGTTCCGCGAGCACTTCTGGTCGCACCAGTACTACGAggtgacgccgccgacgctggtGCAGACGCAGGTGGAGGGCGGCTCGACCCTGTTCGAGGTCCTGTACTACGGCGAGAAGGCGTACTTGACGCAGTCGTCGCAGCTTTACCTTGAAAGcgtgacggcgtcgctggGCAACGTGTACTGCTGCATGCCGAGCTACCGCGCGGAGAGGTCCAAGACGAAGCGCCACCTCAGCGAGTTCACGCACCTGGAGGCCGAGTACGACGTGTGCTCCTTTGAAGATCTTTTGAATCACCTGGAGGGCATGTTCTGCACCGTCATCCGCACCGTCATCGAGCGCGTCGGCGACTTGGTTGCCATGCTGAACCCCAGCCAGCTCATCGACCCCAACGGAAACGTGCGCGACCCCGCCAACTACAAGTTCACGCCGAAACGCCCtttccgccgcctccgctacGCTGACGCGATCCAGTTCTGCAACGAGAACGGCATCTTGAACACCGAGACAGGCAAGCCTTTCGAGTTCGGGGAGGACATCACTGATCAGCCGGAACGCGCGATGGTGGCCAAGCTGGGCGAGTTTGTGTTTATGACGCACTTCCCTGCCAGCATGAAGTCTTTTTACATGCAGCGTGACCCTGATGACCCGACGCTGACGGAGTCGGTCGACGTCCTGGCGCCCGGCATTGGCGAGGTGCTTGGTGGCTCGATGCGTATGTACAAGTACGACGAGCTGCTCGACGCGTACAAGCGCGAGGGTCTGGATGCGTCCACGTACTACTGGTACACGGACCAGCGCCGCTACGGCGGTGCCCCGCACGGCGGCTTTGGCCTCGGTGTTGAGCGTCTGCTGGTGTGGATGCTGAACCTCGATAGCGTGAAGGACGCATGCCTGTACCCCCGTTACATGGGCCGCTGCAAGCCGTAG